In Lycium ferocissimum isolate CSIRO_LF1 chromosome 7, AGI_CSIRO_Lferr_CH_V1, whole genome shotgun sequence, the sequence AAGCTTTTATTCATTACATGCATAATTAGTAGCAATAGTTTATTTTCGTGAAAGTATTGgtcataagtctctgtgggtttGACATCCAATATTATATAATCACTATATTACCTGTACGACTACGTATACTTGCATGTGCATTTGGACACAAtaagtttttggcgccgttgccggggacttaaaaatcaattattttacCAGAGTAAATTGTATTGCTTTATTTATCCAAGTATTAACGTCTTGATCTTAGCTGCTACTTGATTGTAAGTACTTTAATCGAATGCGAAGGACTGCAAATCAAAACAATTTTGGGGAATTCGATCCTGAGCCTAAACGTACTTTCAACCGGCGCAGGAGAGACTTGAACTTATTACAGAATCCGCAGGTTCTAGCTGAATTACATATGGTCATGGCTAATAATCCACCAGCGAAAGTGCGAGAAGTTGCAGTGCCTCGTGTGGTAGATGTAACTTCAAGCATTGTAGAGCCCACCTTTGAAGGGCACTTTGAGCTAAAGCATCCTATGATTCAGCTACTTCACTCTAGTGGGCACTTCACAGGAATGTCACAAGAGGATCCTCAGGGTCATATCTATACTTTTCTGCAGATTGTTGATACTTTTGCTACTGGAAGGGTCACTAAAGAATATGTGCGGCTGACACTGTTCCCCTTATTAGTAGAGCCCGCAAATTCTATTACTATGTGGGATGATTTGGTGACGAAATTCTTGACAACGTTCTTTCCACCAGTAAAGGTAGCTCTCCTACGAAGGGAGATCATGTCATTCAGgcagaaaaatggagaaaatttcTATCAAGCGTGGGAGAGGTTTAAGGGTCTTCTCAGAGATTATCCTCACAACCATCAGATGAATGAAGTTCTGGCACACACATTTATTGAGAGTCTGGATGCCCAACATAAGTCATCACTAGACAACGCAGTGAGGGCCTCTTGATATGAGCTATGAAGAATTATTTACATTATTGAATAGGTTTACTCGTGAGCACGCTCGGAGCGGCAAGATGACACAACTGAAGTGCAAGGCACCGGGTGTTTTTGAAGTGGATAATTTTACGACACTATCAGCACAGATTGATGCCATGCGCACTGAAATCAAGAAGTTAACTGCTGCACAAGCTCAACCACAGGTGCAAGCAGTGCAACAAGCCAACCTCTTTTGTGAAGTTTGTGGAGAAGGTCACACCAGTGATATATGCCCTGCAAATCCCACATCTATATACTTCGTGTGTAATGCAGTCAAGGGGCGAGGAAATAACAATCAATATGGGAATTCTTACAACCCAAATTGGAGGAATCACCTGAATTTCAGGTGAAGCGACAAACAAGGAAATCAGAAACAAAACTATCAGTCAGCACCTGTTCCTCAAGCCCCTGCAAACAGTATGGTAGAGATGATGAAAAAGATGATGAGTGATATGCAGAAAATGATAATAGACCAGCAAAAGTTGATAGCAGATAATCAAAACCATGATTTGGCGGTGTGGAATTTAGAAAGGCAAATGGGTCAGATGGCTGGTGCACAAAACACTAGACCACCTGGGGCACTTCCAAGTGATACTGATGTGAATCCAAAGCCATACAATGCTGTTACTCTTCGAAATGGGAGTGAATTAGAGGAAGTGACTCCAAAGAAGACGAGTCTAGTAAGAGCTGAAAAAGAGAAGATTGCAGAAGAGATGATTAAAGAAGAGAGGGTAGTCGAGACACCAGTGGTAAAGCAGCCACTGCCCGAGGTTGCAAAGCCATCCCCTCCGTTCCCTCAATGTTTGGCAAGACAGAAAGAAAAGTCTACATACAAGaagtttcttgatttgcttAAGCAGGTACACGTATATCCCGTTGGTTGATATGTTGCAGGGTATTCCAAAGTATGCTAAGTACATCAAAGATATTATTGCAAACAAGAGCCGATTCACAGAGTATGCCACGGTTGCACTTACTGAAGAGTGCACTTCTCGTATTCAGAATAGGTTGCCCACAAAACTAAAGGATCCTGGATGTTTCACGATTGAGATTTCTATTGGGAAGGAGGTTATTGCTCGAGcatgatacgctcaaattacacctattaatggtataatgcgaacgttgtcaaatataataacccaacaaggttggggtcgaatcccacgagaaatatggtgtgaaaaggttactaaagtcgtaggatgctaaatttaggtctaatgtNNNNNNNNNNNNNNNNNNNNNNNNNNNNNNNNNNNNNNNNNNNNNNNNNNNNNNNNNNNNNNNNNNNNNNNNNNNNNNNNNNNNNNNNNNNNNNNNNNNNGAACTATttatatttttgggaaaaaatacaCAATTCGTTTTTGCACTTGCCGCGAGAAATAGGGTTCGAAATCACTTTACGCCGGGGGGGGTTTTGGCCggttttttccaaattctggAATCTCAATTTTTTAAATAGGGACGTAAAGTGGTTTCCCCCGGTAAACCCCCTCGTCGTTTTCCCCCTTTCCCAAAAAATCGACTTTTCGCAACCTTTTAGTTAAATACAAAAatggaatacggcccgtaaaccaaaTAGGCCGCTAGTAAATCCCTTTTCCCCAACTTGATTTTTCTGTTTCGAAACCTTTAATACGAAGGAATAGGGTTATTTAGAATCGCCCGTAACCCTTTTTTACGACTGTTCGCACTTAACCGTGATCAAGTCAAATCGTTCCTTTTCGAAAAACACTAGAAAGcacgtaaaatcacatagactgctaaaaacaagtaaaacttaggaAAAAAGCATCGtgtggcgtaaaatcacgccacatAAACGAGGGCCAAAaccaaaaaagggggaaattgggGGCCCCCAAagaccggaaaaaaaaaaaaaaggggaacaTTGGTCTAGAATTaggtacaaatgttacaaagaaaatgtttttcccGCAGGTTTCAAgcctaacacaatgatatttggaaaaaggaagaaagtgagtagaaaACCCAAGGGGGATCAATGTCAATGTCCGCCGGACCccggaaaagggaaaaaaagggcGTAAAGGGGAAAGAAAGAACCCAAAGGGGGAAGGGAGGGAGAGATGCAATTTAAGATggcaattaaaaaatatattcaaCGATGTTGGACTACGAGAGGACCCTTGCCGAGAAAAATCAAGGATCCAAAACCGGGGGGAAAAGGGggggagaaaaaagaaaacctccggggaaaaataacataaaagaggagaaaggaaggaatatgtggagGAGGAACTGgggagaaggaaagaccgtaACTAAGATGGAACATATTCTATACAAGTCGTAAAGAGGGTTATGTTCCCCACGAACATTTAAGGGGGGGGGAGGGACTAAGCGAATATCTAATGAAAAATTTTTGGGGGCAAAAAAATGGTTACGGGGTTTTTtcttaaggaaagatgtaaagatgggtTGCCAAATTACCGAGAATAATTCAAAAAACAACGGTGGTAGGtcgaaccaaagatctattgaCACCTTGAAagataagagaggcgaagacaaagaACATAAGGTTGCGAACCCACGCTAAGGTTTTTTTGAGCTAATTTGGGCATTGCTACCCTTTGAAAAGATTTCAACATAAATGTGCCAAATTTGAGAGCAAGGTcgagaaaagggaaaaataagagTTCGAATAAAAGGAAGAGCGATACGAGATAAGTGCCCGGAATGATTAAAAGGCCATTTATAAGGTAAGACTTTTTCGGGAAAGGTTTTTAAAAACTCAGTAAAGGGGTTCACAGAATTGACTTTGACATTTGGGTTCCCCGTTTCGAATGAGCATTCTAAGTATCACCCATGAAAAGCGTAACGAGAttcgaaaaaggaaaaagcttACCCCGGATATATGTTTATTACGGTTTGTAAGGTGAAGGGTTTCTACTAAAGCGGGGTTTTTTTTAAGGATTGTAGCAAAAAAACGAGGAGATTTGGAAAGCCGAAggagagaagaagaaattgTTTGGTAGATAAAGCATGTTATAGCAAAAGGAGACCCCCCCGAGATCCATACAACACCTTAGAGGCtatttgaacattcgaggacgaatattctaatgggggaaggatgttataccccgcatttcgAAGGGGATATTTCGATTCGGGGAAAGTTAGGGGaaagactattttccgactttgtttaaTACAAAGTTGCGAATTTCTTTGGAGGAAACTTTaaagggaaaatttggggccaaaagttaattataaaatttggccatttcataaaatttaaaaggcCTGGGGAGGGCCAAGGTGGGGCCCGGGGCcaatggatgaattatatatgtgtgtataagagacaattagtcatcttcatcattttccactcaagaaatttcaagaaatttgagaaaaaaaaagaggagagtaTTCGCCAGGTGACAAAAATGGAAGCCCAAAGGGAggcccaaaaaattattttctttatctttcttATTAATTGGAACCCTCGAACGTGggggttgttgaagcaagcaaatcgTTCGTTTTTCCCAATTTACCCTTTGGCCGGGGGTGAAGCGGGGAAAAAgggaggtttaatcttctttacatgttttttttggTGGTTGTcaggaatgtagaaatgaatgaagttctaAAATAGATTTTGCGGTGTGGCCGGTAGTGGGGTATAGGTAAAGGGAagaacaaattttcaaatatagttTTTTTCGTTTTGGGGATTCTATGATAAAAGGAAATTTAATGGCCAATGAGGTTATAATCGTTTAGGGCTTGTTATGGGTTTATGGAACCCCAAAGATGTTTTCGATTTGGGAAAATATCGAAAAGGggattgttggtatttttaaaaaatggaagaaaaagaggGTTTGTTGTTTCGGGAACTGAGGTTTCGATGGAGGTTGGGGGTTGTTTAAAATTTGCGGGTTTGATTGAAATatccttgaatcttgtttgaatggttttggattaataattgaacttgagcattggtgttagtttgattatagcggttaaatttgaatgaaatgaaatgcccgaattataggaaaaaaaattataatgttaGAAGCGTTTTAATTGATTGACGatttgctaatatgattgttggtattgttgttgatgacgAGGGAATTTGGGGAtgttggtttttttttgggggaaagtgcccaaatttttttgaaaaagtatgCGGGTTaattcctaagtatctataCCTAAGGGGAAAAGAGTTGTTGAGATCTTGGGGCCCCAggttaagtttggattagcgtcgaaagcggacgaggtatgtaaacttaaccccttttttcttttgggagtCCTGGTAAGAGGTTATGATACGACCTCGGGGGAACCTATTCCGATCCTAGccacgattcttattcacttcgaGTCCGCACTCTTTTGTAATTGAGCTATGGGCTTTAtgtctttttttgtttattttaagggcaagaaaagaatttttttatctTAAAGTTCTATGTCAAAAGTGTCCCAACTTTTTTAGAACGATCGCCTCGAAGCCGGAGGCTATGTAACGTATAGGACATACCTTCCATGGCGAGCCCCGGGTTGGGTTtcctcgtccgtgggtcccccgactttcctttttatagttctaacgaccttttgggaaaaaaaataatatcatcccgaccccccaAGATTACTTTTTTATCGTGAgtccaaaaaggatttttttttcatacgaTTTTTATACgtcatgatttctaaagttt encodes:
- the LOC132062266 gene encoding uncharacterized protein LOC132062266 codes for the protein MTQLKCKAPGVFEVDNFTTLSAQIDAMRTEIKKLTAAQAQPQVQAVQQANLFCEVCGEGHTSDICPANPTSIYFVCNAVKGRGNNNQYGNSYNPNWRNHLNFSMVEMMKKMMSDMQKMIIDQQKLIADNQNHDLAVWNLERQMGQMAGAQNTRPPGALPSDTDVNPKPYNAVTLRNGSELEEVTPKKTSLVRAEKEKIAEEMIKEERVVETPVVKQPLPEVAKPSPPFPQCLARQKEKSTYKKFLDLLKQGIPKYAKYIKDIIANKSRFTEYATVALTEECTSRIQNRLPTKLKDPGCFTIEISIGKEVIARA